A portion of the Engraulis encrasicolus isolate BLACKSEA-1 unplaced genomic scaffold, IST_EnEncr_1.0 scaffold_283_np1212, whole genome shotgun sequence genome contains these proteins:
- the LOC134443078 gene encoding GTPase IMAP family member 7-like, whose amino-acid sequence MLVNYTISVTTVHNNGRHSKPAIHIFRPGPPLRIVLIGKSGAGKSQSGNSILGDVHISRASECKALSTEHPREIKVIDTPAIFHSSRHETIITKDIQDCIVLSRPGPHAFLLVIQIGHFTKEEQNAVRALQEIFGEKVKDHIIVLFTHGDQLDGQTIEEYVSSGSEGLQKLIRGCGGRFHVFDNKEREGSPQVAKLLKKIDEMVAANGGEHYSDEMYEETTRVMEETHLEWNSDPREIDRQLSFLPLLKTRVDQLHKTLSQ is encoded by the exons ATGTTAGTGAATTACACCATCAGTGTCACCACTGTGCACAACAACGGCCGTCACAGTAAACCTGCCATTCACATCTTCAGACCAG GTCCACCCCTGAGGATCGTCCTGATTGGGAAGAGTGGAGCGGGGAAGAGCCAATCGGGAAACAGCATTCTGGGAGATGTCCATATTTCCAGAGCCTCAGAGTGTAAAGCACTATCAACCGAACATCCACGTGAAATTAAGGTGATAGATACTCCTGCTATATTTCACTCATCCAGACATGAAACTATAATTACGAAGGATATCCAGGACTGCATTGTGTTGTCCAGACCAGGTCCACATGCCTTCCTGCTGGTCATACAGATAGGTCACTTCACCAAGGAGGAGCAGAATGCAGTCAGGGCCCTCCAGGAGATCTTTGGGGAGAAGGTGAAAGACCACATCATCGTCCTCTTCACACATGGAGATCAGCTGGATGGTCAGACCATTGAAGAGTATGTGTCCAGTGGCTCTGAGGGACTACAGAAACTGATCAGAGGCTGTGGAGGGAGATTCCATGTCTTTGacaacaaggagagagagggtagtCCTCAGGTAGCAAAGTTGCTGAAGAAAATAGATGAGATGGTGGCAGCTAACGGAGGAGAGCACTATTCTGATGAGATGTATGAGGAGACAACCAGAGTCATGGAGGAAACACACCTTGAGTGGAATTCCGATCCAAGGGAGATAGATCGACAGctgtccttcctccctctcctgaaAACCAGGGTAGATCAGC